Proteins encoded within one genomic window of Sminthopsis crassicaudata isolate SCR6 chromosome X, ASM4859323v1, whole genome shotgun sequence:
- the ATP6AP1 gene encoding V-type proton ATPase subunit S1, with the protein MATGLRASPASPTAGASAMGRSAAPPLLLLSLSLFAVLGAAPPAAAEQQVPLVLWSSSRDLWAPLDHAHEGHITTDTQLSSYLAPALEKGPRNVLLFLQEKLSIEDFTAYGGVFGNKQDSAFSNLENALELAPSSLILPSVDWYAASTLTSYLKEKLGASPLHVDQATLRELKLNDTLPALLLLRLPYTTSSGLMAPKEVLTGNDEIIGQVMSTLKAEGVPYTAILTAVRPSRVVRDVSLVSGGLGRHLLGEDEGVKPLPPSAPLLPPVSYNDTEPRILFWAKNFTVTYNSESHDLTPLTFGTSALNLTGSSWNSSFAQLVLTYKNLFGPYLTLKFILRNHFYPVSARTWFTMDRLEIHSNNTVVVFNSSYITAPSIYSFHCQSVSTDRSKDGLLMSSPASSAWRVNLQNFQIQAFNLSGGNFSYASDCTGFFSPGIWMGLVSSIFMLFTFTYGLHMILNLKTMDRFDDHKGSTLSVPLTE; encoded by the exons ATGGCGACAGGACTCCGCGCTTCTCCGGCCAGCCCGACAGCCGGCGCCTCGGCCATGGGCCGCTCGGCCgcgccgccgctgctgctgctgtcgTTGTCGCTGTTCGCGGTGCTGGGCGCCGCCCCGCCGGCCGCCGCGGAGCAGCAGGTGCCGCTGGTGCTCTGGTCGAGCTCTCG GGATTTGTGGGCGCCGCTCGACCATGCTCACGAAGGTCATATCACTACGGACACGCAGCTTTCCTCCTACCTGGCCCCTGCCCTGGAGAAAGGCCCCCGAAACGTGCTGCTGTTCCTGCAGGAAAAA CTAAGCATTGAGGATTTCACCGCTTATGGTGGCGTGTTTGGCAATAAGCAAGATAGTGCTTTCTCTAACCTGGAG AATGCTCTGGAATTGGCTCCGTCTTCCTTGATCCTGCCTTCAGTGGACTGGTATGCAGCCAGTACTTTGACCTCTTACCTGAAGGAAAAGTTGGGAGCTAGTCCCCTCCATGTGGACCAGGCCACCCTGAGGGAGCTGAAGCTCAACGACACGCTGCCTGCTCTGCTCCTCCTGAGGCTGCCCTACACCACCAG TTCTGGCTTGATGGCGCCCAAGGAAGTACTCACAGGCAATG atgagatcaTCGGGCAGGTGATGAGCACGCTCAAGGCCGAAGGCGTACCCTACACAGCCATACTGACGGCAGTCAGGCCTTCCCGG GTGGTTCGGGATGTGTCACTGGTGTCTGGGGGTCTGGGGCGGCACCTCCTTGGGGAAGATGAGGGTGTTAAGCCTCTGCCGCCCTCAGCACCTCTCCTGCCACCAGTGAGCTACAACGATACGGAACCTCGTATCCTCTTCTGGGCCAAGAACTTCACTGTGACCTATAACAGTGAGTCACATGACCTGACTCCCCTCACCTTTGGAACCTCGGCACTCAACCTGACGGGCTCCAGCTGGAACAGCTCCTTTGCCCA GCTCGTTCTGACGTATAAAAACCTCTTCGGGCCATATCTGACACTCAA GTTTATCTTGAGAAATCATTTCTACCCCGTTTCAGCCCGAACCTGGTTCACCATGGATCGACTAGAGATCCACTCCAACAACACGGTGGTTGTCTTCAATTCCTCATATATCACAGCACCTAGTATCTATTCCTTTCACTGCCAGTCCGTTAGCACTGACCGCTCAAAGGATGGGCTCCTAATGTCCTCTCCTGCTTCCTCTGCCTGGCGGGTGAATCTCCAGAATTTCCAG ATTCAGGCCTTCAACTTATCAGGTGGAAACTTCTCCTATGCCAGTGACTGCACCGGCTTCTTCTCCCCTGGCATCTGGATGGGGCTGGTCTCCTCCATCTTCATGCTTTTCACCTTCACCTATGGGCTGCACATGATCCTCAACCTCAAAACCATGGATCGATTTGATGACCACAAGGGCAGCACTCTCTCTGTGCCCCTGACGGAGTGA
- the GDI1 gene encoding rab GDP dissociation inhibitor alpha: MDEEYDVIVLGTGLTECILSGIMSVNGKKVLHMDRNPYYGGESSSITPLEELFKRFDLPEGPPESLGRGRDWNVDLIPKFLMANGQLVKMLLYTEVTRYLDFKVVEGSFVYKGGKIYKVPSTETEALASNLMGMFEKRRFRKFLVFVANFDENDPKSFEGVDPQTTTMRDVYKKFDLGQDVIDFTGHALALYRTDDYLDQPCLETINRIKLYSESLARYGKSPYLYPLYGLGELPQGFARLSAIYGGTYMLNKPVDDIIMENGKVVGVKSEGEVARCKQLICDPSYIPDRVRKAGQVIRVICILSHPIKNTNDANSCQIIIPQNQVNRKSDIYVCMISYAHNVAAQGKYIAIVSTTVETAEPEKEIEPALELLEPIDQKFVAISDLYEPTDNGLESQVFCSCSYDATTHFETTCNDIKDIYKRMAGTDFDFENMKRKQNDVFGEDEQ, translated from the exons ATGGACGAGGAGTACGATGTGATCGTGTTGGGCACGGGCCTTACG GAGTGTATTCTCTCTGGCATCATGTCTGTGAACGGGAAGAAGGTGTTGCACATGGATCGGAATCCTTACTATGGGGGTGAAAGCTCCTCCATCACACCCCTGGAAGAG TTGTTCAAACGGTTTGACCTACCTGAAGGGCCTCCTGAAAGCTTGGGCAGAGGCCGAGACTGGAATGTCGACTTGATCCCCAAATTCCTCATGGCCAATG GCCAGTTGGTGAAGATGTTGCTGTACACAGAAGTGACTCGTTACCTAGACTTTAAAGTCGTAGAAGGAAGCTTTGTCTACAAGGGGGGCAAGATCTACAAGGTGCCATCTACTGAGACTGAGGCCTTGGCCTCCA ACTTGATGGGCATGTTCGAGAAACGCCGATTTAGAAAGTTCCTGGTGTTTGTGGCAAACTTCGATGAGAACGACCCCAAGAGCTTTGAGGGTGTTGATCCTCAGACCACAACCATGCGAGATGTGTATAAAAAATTTGACTTGGGCCAAGATGTTATTGACTTCACTGGCCACGCTCTGGCACTCTACCGAACTGACGA CTACTTGGACCAGCCCTGTCTTGAGACCATTAACCGCATCAAACTCTACAGCGAGTCTCTGGCTCGGTATGGGAAGAGCCCATACTTGTATCCTCTCTACGGCCTGGGTGAACTACCCCAGGGATTTGCAAG GTTGAGCGCCATCTATGGTGGGACATACATGCTGAACAAGCCTGTGGATGACATCATCATGGAGAATGGAAAGGTGGTAGGGGTGAAGTCAGAAGGGGAG GTGGCCCGTTGTAAGCAGCTGATCTGTGACCCCAGCTACATCCCCGACCGGGTTCGAAAGGCTGGCCAGGTCATCCGAGTCATCTGCATCCTCAGCCACCCCATCAAGAACACCAATGATGCCAACTCCTGCCAAATCATCATTCCCCAGAATCAGGTCAACAGGAAATCAG ACATCTATGTGTGCATGATCTCCTATGCCCATAACGTGGCTGCCCAGGGAAAGTACATCGCTATCGTCAGCACCACAGTGGAAACGGCCGAGCCCGAGAAGGAGATTGAGCCGGCGCTGGAGCTGTTGGAGCCCATCGATCAAAA GTTCGTGGCCATCAGTGACTTGTATGAACCAACCGACAATGGACTGGAAAGCCAG GTATTCTGTTCCTGTTCTTACGACGCCACCACTCACTTTGAGACAACCTGCAATGACATCAAAGATATTTACAAGCGCATGGCTGGGACAGACTTTGACTTTGAAAACATGAAGCGCAAACAGAACGATGTCTTCGGAGAGGATGAGCAGTGA